From Chryseobacterium gallinarum, one genomic window encodes:
- the rpoB gene encoding DNA-directed RNA polymerase subunit beta: protein MSKTKSTTQGNPRINFSSAKGKIITPDFLDIQIESFKEFFQLDTLPEARKTEALYKTFQENFPITDSRNQFVLEFLDYLVDSPRYSIDECVERGLTYSVPLKARLKLYCTDPEHEDFQTVVQDVYLGPVPYMTPSGSFIINGAERVIVTQLHRSPGVFFGQTYHANGTKLYYSRIIPFKGSWMEFTTDINSVMYAYIDRKKKLPLTTLLRAIGYESDKDILQIFDLAEEVKVSKAALKKVEGRTLAARVLNTWFEDFVDEDTGEVVSIERNEIILDRETILEKEHLDLILDAGVKSILIHKENSNEFSIIQNTLQKDPTNSEKEAVEYIYRQLRNADPPDEETARGIIEKLFFSEQRYSLGEVGRYRLNKKLGLNIPTTTEVLTKEDIIAIVRHLIELVNSKAEVDDIDHLSNRRIKTVGEQLAGQFGVGLSRIARTIKERMNVRDNEIFTPLDLVNAKTLTSVINSFFGTNQLSQFMDQTNPLSEITHKRRLSALGPGGLSRERAGFEVRDVHHTHYGRICPIETPEGPNIGLISSLGIYAKINRLGFIETPYRKVENSKVELNADPIYLNAEDEESKVIAQANVELNDNGEFETDRIIARLDGDYPVVEPNQVDLIDVAPNQISGISASLIPFLEHDDANRALMGSNMMRQAVPLLKPQAPIVGTGLEQQVARDSRILINAEGTGTVEYVDADKIVIKYERSEDEDLVSFESATKTYNLTKFRKTNQSTTITLRPNVRVGDVVEKGQVLCDGYATEKGELALGRNLVVAFMPWKGYNFEDAIVINEKVVREDWFTSIHVDEYSLEVRDTKLGMEELTADIPNVSEEATKDLDENGMIRIGAEVKPGDIMIGKITPKGESDPTPEEKLLRAIFGDKAGDVKDASLKADSSLRGVVINKKLFSRNIKDKKKRTEEKLKLEEIENTYKAKFDELRNTLIEKLNTLVSGKTSQGVHNDLDEEIIGKGVKFTHKLLTSVEDYVNVSGSDWTVDADKNELIKQLIHNYKIKYNDIQGVKNREKFAISIGDELPAGIMKLAKVYIAKKRKLNVGDKMAGRHGNKGIVSRIVREEDMPFLEDGTPVDIVLNPLGVPSRMNIGQIYETVLGWAGQKLGLKFATPIFDGASLDQITEYTDKAGLPKFGHTYLYDGGTGERFTQAATVGVIYMLKLGHMVDDKMHARSIGPYSLITQQPLGGKAQFGGQRFGEMEVWALEAFGASNILREILTVKSDDVIGRAKTYEAIAKGESMPEPGIPESFNVLLHELQGLGLDVRLEE from the coding sequence ATGAGTAAAACAAAATCAACAACTCAGGGAAATCCGAGAATTAATTTCTCATCAGCGAAAGGAAAAATCATTACTCCGGACTTTTTGGATATCCAAATTGAGTCTTTTAAAGAATTTTTCCAGCTTGATACACTTCCTGAAGCCAGAAAAACTGAAGCTCTTTACAAGACTTTCCAGGAAAATTTCCCTATTACGGATTCTAGAAACCAATTCGTATTGGAATTCTTAGATTATCTGGTAGATTCTCCACGTTATTCAATCGATGAGTGTGTGGAAAGAGGTCTGACGTATTCAGTTCCTCTGAAAGCAAGACTTAAATTGTACTGTACTGACCCGGAACATGAAGATTTCCAGACAGTAGTGCAGGATGTATATTTAGGTCCGGTTCCTTATATGACACCTAGTGGATCTTTCATCATCAACGGTGCAGAAAGAGTTATTGTTACGCAGTTACACCGTTCACCCGGGGTATTCTTCGGACAGACTTACCACGCTAACGGAACCAAACTATACTATTCAAGAATTATTCCTTTCAAAGGATCTTGGATGGAATTTACAACTGATATCAACAGCGTAATGTACGCGTATATCGACCGTAAGAAAAAGTTACCATTAACAACTTTATTAAGAGCTATCGGTTATGAATCTGATAAAGACATCCTTCAAATTTTCGACCTTGCTGAAGAAGTGAAAGTTTCTAAGGCTGCCCTTAAAAAAGTAGAAGGAAGAACATTGGCTGCGAGAGTTTTGAACACATGGTTCGAAGATTTCGTAGATGAAGATACAGGTGAGGTAGTTTCTATCGAAAGAAACGAAATCATCCTGGACAGAGAAACAATCCTTGAAAAGGAACATTTGGACCTTATCCTGGATGCTGGTGTGAAATCAATCCTGATTCACAAAGAAAACAGCAACGAGTTCTCTATTATCCAGAATACATTACAAAAAGACCCTACCAACTCTGAAAAAGAAGCAGTAGAGTACATCTATCGTCAGTTAAGAAACGCAGATCCGCCAGATGAGGAAACCGCAAGAGGAATCATTGAAAAATTATTCTTCTCTGAGCAGAGATATTCATTAGGTGAAGTAGGACGTTACAGACTAAACAAGAAGTTAGGTCTTAATATCCCAACTACCACTGAGGTTCTTACAAAAGAAGATATCATTGCTATTGTAAGACATTTGATTGAACTTGTCAACTCTAAAGCGGAGGTGGATGACATCGACCACTTATCAAACAGGAGAATTAAAACTGTTGGTGAGCAATTAGCAGGACAGTTTGGCGTAGGTCTTTCAAGAATTGCAAGAACAATCAAGGAGAGAATGAACGTTAGAGATAACGAAATCTTTACTCCACTTGATCTTGTTAATGCTAAGACTTTAACTTCTGTAATCAATTCATTCTTTGGTACCAACCAGCTATCTCAGTTCATGGACCAAACCAACCCACTGTCAGAGATCACTCACAAGAGAAGATTATCTGCACTAGGGCCTGGTGGTTTATCAAGAGAAAGAGCAGGGTTTGAGGTTCGTGACGTTCACCATACGCACTACGGAAGAATCTGTCCGATTGAAACTCCGGAAGGACCAAACATCGGTTTGATTTCATCTTTAGGGATTTATGCAAAAATCAACAGATTAGGTTTCATTGAAACTCCATATAGAAAAGTAGAAAATAGTAAGGTTGAACTTAATGCAGATCCTATCTACTTAAATGCTGAAGACGAAGAATCCAAAGTAATTGCTCAGGCAAACGTTGAATTGAACGATAATGGTGAATTCGAAACAGACAGGATTATTGCAAGACTGGATGGTGACTACCCGGTAGTAGAGCCAAACCAGGTTGACCTTATCGACGTTGCACCTAACCAGATTTCCGGTATTTCCGCTTCATTGATTCCGTTCCTGGAGCATGATGATGCGAACCGTGCATTGATGGGATCTAACATGATGCGTCAGGCCGTTCCTCTATTGAAGCCACAGGCTCCGATCGTAGGTACAGGGCTTGAGCAACAGGTTGCAAGAGATTCAAGAATTTTGATCAACGCTGAAGGTACAGGTACAGTAGAGTATGTAGATGCTGATAAAATCGTTATTAAATACGAAAGAAGTGAAGATGAAGATCTTGTATCATTCGAGTCTGCTACTAAAACATATAACCTTACCAAGTTCAGAAAAACGAACCAGAGTACTACCATTACCCTGAGACCAAACGTAAGAGTAGGTGATGTAGTGGAAAAAGGACAGGTACTTTGCGACGGTTATGCTACTGAAAAAGGAGAATTGGCTCTTGGTAGAAACTTAGTAGTAGCATTCATGCCTTGGAAAGGATACAACTTCGAGGATGCGATCGTAATCAACGAAAAAGTAGTACGTGAAGACTGGTTTACTTCAATCCACGTGGATGAATACTCACTGGAAGTTCGTGATACTAAATTAGGTATGGAAGAACTTACTGCTGATATTCCAAACGTATCTGAAGAAGCTACCAAAGATCTTGACGAAAACGGTATGATCAGAATCGGTGCTGAAGTGAAGCCTGGAGATATCATGATTGGTAAAATTACTCCAAAAGGTGAATCTGACCCGACTCCTGAAGAAAAACTTCTTAGAGCAATCTTCGGTGATAAAGCCGGTGATGTAAAAGACGCATCATTAAAAGCTGACTCTTCATTAAGAGGGGTGGTTATCAACAAGAAATTGTTCTCCAGAAACATTAAAGACAAAAAGAAAAGAACTGAAGAAAAACTTAAGCTTGAAGAAATTGAAAACACTTACAAGGCTAAGTTTGACGAATTGAGAAATACTTTAATTGAAAAATTAAATACACTGGTTAGCGGTAAAACTTCTCAGGGAGTACATAACGACCTTGATGAAGAAATCATCGGTAAAGGGGTGAAATTTACTCATAAGCTATTAACTTCAGTTGAAGATTATGTAAACGTTAGCGGTTCAGACTGGACAGTAGACGCTGACAAGAATGAATTGATCAAACAATTGATTCACAATTACAAAATCAAATATAACGACATTCAAGGAGTTAAAAACCGTGAGAAATTTGCCATTTCAATCGGAGATGAGCTTCCTGCAGGTATTATGAAGCTGGCTAAAGTTTACATCGCTAAGAAACGTAAACTGAATGTAGGAGATAAAATGGCAGGACGTCACGGTAACAAAGGTATCGTATCAAGAATCGTTCGTGAAGAAGATATGCCGTTCCTTGAGGATGGAACACCGGTAGATATCGTATTGAATCCACTAGGGGTACCTTCCCGTATGAACATCGGACAGATCTATGAAACTGTTCTTGGATGGGCTGGTCAGAAATTAGGATTAAAATTCGCTACGCCAATCTTCGACGGAGCTAGTCTTGATCAAATCACTGAATATACAGATAAAGCAGGTCTTCCTAAATTCGGTCACACTTACCTTTATGATGGTGGTACCGGAGAAAGATTTACACAGGCTGCTACAGTGGGTGTTATCTACATGCTGAAACTTGGACACATGGTTGATGATAAGATGCATGCACGTTCTATCGGTCCTTACTCATTGATTACTCAGCAACCGTTAGGAGGTAAAGCTCAGTTCGGGGGTCAGAGATTCGGAGAGATGGAGGTTTGGGCACTTGAAGCATTCGGTGCATCTAACATCCTGAGAGAGATCCTTACTGTGAAGTCGGATGACGTGATTGGTAGAGCAAAAACTTATGAAGCAATTGCTAAGGGTGAATCTATGCCTGAACCAGGTATTCCGGAATCATTCAACGTATTACTTCACGAGTTACAAGGTCTTGGATTAGACGTAAGATTGGAGGAGTAA
- the rpoC gene encoding DNA-directed RNA polymerase subunit beta' — MSNKNKSSRFNKITIGLASPESILQDSRGEVLKPETINYRTHKPERDGLFCEKIFGPVKDYECACGKYKRIRYKGIVCDRCGVEVTEKKVRRERIGHINLVVPIAHIWYFRSLPNKIGYLLGIPSKKLDMIIYYERYVVIQQGIAKKLDGSDFEHMEFLTEEEYLDIMETLPVENQYLDDSDPNKFIARMGAEAVEDLLKRIDLDALSFDLRHKAHNEGSKQRRTEALKRLNVVEALRGANTRMINKPEWMIMRVLPVIPPELRPLVPLDGGRFATSDLNDLYRRVIIRNNRLKRLLEIKAPEVILRNEKRMLQESVDSLFDNTRKSSAVKSESNRPLKSLSDSLKGKQGRFRQNLLGKRVDYSARSVIVVGPNLQLHECGIPKDMAAELYKPFIIRKLIERGIVKTVKSAKRIIDRKEPVVYDILENVMKGHPVLLNRAPTLHRLGIQAFQPKMIEGKAIQLHPLVTTAFNADFDGDQMAVHLPLGPEAILEAQLLMLGSQNILNPANGSPITVPSQDMVLGLYFMTKELSSTEDMKVKGEGLAFYSPEEAEIAYAEGKVSLNAKVRCKLPVKENGEIVTRLIETTVGRILFNQIVPKQVGYINELLTKKSLRNVIGKILADTDFPTTVKFLDAMKDLGYSNAFKGGLSFSLGDIVVPVEKKQMIAQSIETVDEIRANYNMGLITDTERYNQVIDVWTNTNAGLTEMIMSRMKTDQGGFNSVYMMLDSGARGSKEQIRQLSGMRGLMAKPQKAGSTGAEIIENPILANFKEGLSILEYFISTHGARKGLADTALKTADAGYLTRRLVDVAQDVIVTEDDCGTLRGTEVTALKKNDEIVEKISERILGRVSLHNIYDPESDELIAEADQVITEQLAKRIEEAGLEAVEVRSPLTCEAKKGICAKCYGRNLATGKMIHMGEAVGVIAAQSIGEPGTQLTLRTFHQGGTAGNVSENPSIVARRDGIVEMDEVRTITSEDENGNTAEVVVSRSTEFRLVADNDSRTPLMVANVPYGSILSVKPGDKVKKGDVICRWDPYNAVIIAETSGKVEYEDIIQGISFQLEIDEQTGFEEKVISESRNKKAVPTLKVVDSKGVEQKAYNLPVGAHLMVNDGEKIKAGKVLIKIPRKSAKAGDITGGLPRVTELFEARNPSNPAVVTEIDGVVSYGKIKRGNRELIVEAKTGERKIYLVKLSNQILVQENDFVRAGSPLSDGSITPEDILRIKGPTAVQEYLVNEIQEVYRLQGVKIDDKHFEIIVRQMMTKVSIVDGGDTQFLEGALEHKYDFLEENNRVFGLKVVVDAGDSKEFKPGQMITARELRDENSKLKREDLALVEVREALPATATPVLQGITRAALQTKSFMSAASFQETTKVLNEAAVAGKIDDLNGLKENVIVGHRIPAGTGLKEYQNVIVGSKKEFEDLN, encoded by the coding sequence ATGTCAAATAAAAATAAATCAAGTAGATTTAATAAAATAACCATCGGTTTAGCTTCACCGGAGTCTATTTTACAGGACTCAAGAGGGGAGGTTTTAAAGCCGGAAACTATTAACTACAGAACTCACAAGCCTGAAAGAGACGGGCTATTCTGTGAGAAAATTTTTGGTCCTGTAAAGGATTACGAATGTGCTTGTGGTAAATACAAGAGAATTCGTTACAAAGGGATCGTTTGTGACCGTTGTGGAGTAGAAGTTACTGAGAAAAAAGTAAGAAGAGAGAGAATCGGGCACATCAACCTTGTAGTTCCTATTGCACACATCTGGTATTTCCGTTCATTACCAAACAAAATCGGATACCTTTTAGGAATTCCTTCCAAGAAATTGGATATGATCATCTACTACGAAAGATATGTAGTGATCCAGCAGGGTATTGCTAAAAAGCTGGATGGTTCTGATTTTGAGCATATGGAATTCCTTACAGAAGAAGAGTATCTTGATATCATGGAAACCCTTCCTGTAGAAAACCAGTATCTTGATGATTCTGATCCAAACAAATTCATCGCCAGAATGGGTGCTGAAGCTGTTGAAGATTTATTAAAGAGAATCGATCTTGATGCATTGTCTTTCGATTTAAGACACAAAGCTCACAACGAAGGTTCCAAGCAGAGAAGAACTGAGGCATTAAAAAGATTAAATGTTGTAGAAGCATTAAGAGGTGCTAATACAAGAATGATCAACAAACCTGAGTGGATGATCATGCGTGTACTTCCTGTTATCCCGCCAGAACTAAGACCATTGGTTCCGTTGGATGGAGGACGTTTCGCTACTTCTGACTTAAATGACCTTTATAGAAGAGTTATTATCAGAAATAACCGTTTAAAGAGATTATTGGAGATCAAAGCTCCTGAAGTAATCTTGAGAAACGAGAAGCGTATGCTTCAGGAATCAGTAGATTCATTATTCGATAACACAAGAAAATCTTCTGCAGTAAAATCTGAATCAAACAGACCATTAAAATCACTTTCTGATTCATTGAAAGGTAAACAAGGTCGTTTCCGTCAGAACTTACTAGGGAAAAGGGTAGACTACTCTGCGCGTTCGGTAATTGTTGTAGGTCCGAACCTACAGCTTCACGAATGTGGTATTCCTAAAGATATGGCCGCTGAGCTTTACAAACCGTTTATCATTAGAAAACTAATTGAGAGAGGTATTGTAAAAACAGTAAAATCTGCAAAAAGAATTATCGACAGAAAAGAACCTGTAGTGTATGATATCCTTGAAAACGTGATGAAAGGTCACCCGGTACTATTGAACAGGGCACCTACTCTTCACAGATTGGGTATTCAGGCCTTCCAGCCTAAGATGATCGAAGGTAAAGCAATCCAGCTGCACCCGTTAGTAACTACGGCCTTCAATGCCGACTTTGATGGTGACCAGATGGCGGTACACTTACCGTTAGGACCGGAAGCGATCCTTGAAGCTCAGTTACTGATGTTAGGTTCTCAGAACATCCTGAACCCTGCAAACGGTTCTCCAATTACGGTACCTTCTCAGGACATGGTTCTTGGTCTTTATTTCATGACTAAAGAATTAAGCTCTACAGAAGATATGAAAGTAAAAGGAGAAGGTCTTGCATTCTATTCTCCTGAAGAGGCGGAAATCGCTTATGCAGAAGGAAAAGTTTCTCTGAACGCTAAGGTAAGATGTAAATTACCTGTTAAAGAAAATGGAGAAATCGTAACAAGACTGATCGAAACTACTGTAGGTAGAATTTTATTCAACCAGATCGTACCTAAGCAGGTAGGATATATCAATGAACTTCTTACGAAGAAATCATTGAGAAACGTTATCGGTAAGATCCTTGCTGATACAGATTTCCCTACAACTGTGAAGTTCCTGGATGCAATGAAAGATCTAGGGTATTCAAACGCATTCAAAGGAGGTCTGTCGTTCTCTCTTGGAGATATCGTAGTACCTGTGGAGAAAAAACAGATGATTGCACAATCAATTGAAACTGTAGACGAAATTAGAGCTAACTATAACATGGGTCTGATTACCGATACAGAACGTTATAACCAGGTAATCGACGTTTGGACAAACACGAACGCAGGATTAACTGAAATGATCATGAGCAGAATGAAAACTGACCAAGGTGGTTTCAACTCTGTGTACATGATGCTTGACTCTGGGGCGAGGGGTTCTAAGGAACAGATCCGTCAGTTATCAGGGATGAGAGGTTTGATGGCGAAACCGCAAAAAGCTGGTTCTACCGGTGCGGAGATCATCGAAAACCCGATCCTTGCTAACTTTAAAGAAGGTCTTTCCATCTTGGAATACTTTATCTCTACCCACGGTGCCCGTAAAGGTCTTGCGGATACCGCTCTTAAAACTGCCGATGCGGGTTATCTAACCAGAAGATTGGTAGACGTTGCACAGGATGTTATCGTTACAGAAGATGACTGTGGAACTTTAAGAGGAACAGAAGTTACTGCACTTAAGAAAAATGACGAGATCGTTGAAAAGATTTCTGAAAGAATCTTAGGTAGAGTATCTCTTCATAATATTTACGATCCTGAAAGTGATGAATTAATTGCTGAAGCAGATCAGGTAATCACTGAGCAACTAGCTAAGAGAATTGAAGAAGCAGGATTAGAAGCCGTAGAAGTACGTTCTCCGCTTACTTGTGAAGCTAAGAAAGGTATCTGTGCGAAATGTTACGGTAGAAACTTAGCAACTGGTAAGATGATCCACATGGGTGAAGCAGTAGGGGTAATTGCAGCACAATCCATCGGGGAACCGGGTACTCAGCTTACGTTGAGAACCTTCCACCAGGGGGGTACTGCAGGAAACGTATCAGAAAACCCATCTATCGTTGCAAGAAGAGACGGTATCGTTGAAATGGATGAAGTAAGAACCATTACTTCTGAAGATGAAAACGGTAATACAGCTGAGGTTGTAGTTTCTCGTTCAACGGAATTCAGATTAGTTGCTGATAACGATTCCAGAACACCATTAATGGTAGCTAACGTACCTTATGGATCAATATTATCTGTAAAACCAGGTGATAAAGTGAAGAAAGGAGATGTGATCTGTAGATGGGATCCGTATAACGCGGTTATCATTGCTGAAACTTCAGGTAAGGTAGAATACGAGGATATCATCCAGGGTATTTCATTCCAGCTTGAAATTGACGAACAGACAGGATTCGAGGAGAAAGTAATCTCTGAATCCAGAAATAAGAAAGCTGTACCTACCTTAAAAGTGGTAGACTCTAAGGGAGTTGAGCAAAAAGCTTACAACTTACCGGTAGGAGCCCACTTGATGGTTAATGATGGTGAGAAAATTAAGGCTGGTAAAGTCTTGATCAAAATCCCGAGAAAATCTGCAAAAGCAGGGGATATCACCGGAGGTCTTCCGAGAGTTACTGAATTATTCGAAGCAAGAAACCCTTCAAACCCAGCGGTTGTTACTGAAATCGACGGGGTAGTTTCTTACGGAAAAATCAAGAGAGGTAACCGTGAACTTATCGTTGAGGCTAAAACTGGAGAAAGAAAGATTTACCTGGTAAAACTTTCCAACCAGATTCTTGTACAGGAGAATGACTTCGTAAGAGCAGGTTCTCCGCTTTCTGACGGTTCTATTACACCGGAAGATATCCTAAGAATTAAAGGTCCGACAGCCGTTCAGGAATACTTAGTAAATGAAATTCAGGAAGTTTACCGTCTACAGGGGGTAAAAATCGATGATAAGCACTTCGAAATCATCGTAAGACAGATGATGACAAAAGTATCTATCGTAGATGGAGGTGATACTCAGTTCCTTGAAGGAGCTCTTGAGCACAAATATGACTTCCTGGAAGAAAACAACAGGGTATTCGGTCTTAAAGTAGTAGTAGATGCCGGTGATTCTAAGGAATTCAAGCCAGGTCAGATGATTACTGCAAGAGAATTAAGAGACGAAAACTCGAAGTTGAAACGTGAAGATTTAGCATTGGTAGAAGTAAGAGAAGCTCTTCCTGCTACAGCAACTCCGGTATTACAAGGTATTACAAGAGCAGCACTTCAGACTAAGTCATTCATGTCTGCAGCATCGTTCCAGGAAACAACTAAAGTTCTTAACGAGGCCGCAGTGGCTGGTAAAATAGATGATCTGAATGGTCTTAAAGAAAATGTAATTGTAGGACACAGAATCCCTGCAGGTACAGGTCTTAAAGAGTATCAGAATGTTATTGTAGGTTCTAAGAAAGAATTCGAAGACCTTAATTAA
- a CDS encoding T9SS type A sorting domain-containing protein: MTKKLFEKLIVMLMVTVMSSVAFAQQGYEPIRGMGVEAKPVNNSGICLACYNGSMNPVIDANLDNSVNMGNFASLVSGNGISVKNKNTTYPAGYITGFNVDLGTSFITIDLLSSMRISTYKNGVLQESTSSSTLLSVPAFGGNKNRIFLHFKTSKEFDEVRLYQTNVLSVFSAMNVYYAFAFDPARVPVDNNGICDDIIAGSGVDGNVSGSSTILAPLSYVQNKERIGDGNKNSFGTIVLPIGLLGSYSVGVLDKNQVYPAGNRAGFVIEPDDQGKLLSAEFLKNITIETYLFGQLQDSKQLSDGGGLINIKVLGYGSGKQKVTLTTSKPFNEIRLKVTQTIGFNLGALKVYYAFEEPVSCECDDKIQTSGSSVPGNLVTGSSWTSGPGFLGLILAKMTNPGAIVDNNPSNYATATVPAASLFSIFSAYATVSSNATLPANTMAGFTVEKAGNLLGVSVLENITVTLYNGNTLTDSFTSSGSLISGNFFTTNSNKFYVGGKATKPFNRIKITFNSGTAVRIPQNYYIYNAFASRDDDNDAVPNCFDRCPGGDDSIDNNGNGIPDCAEGCNAVNDKSPTLDTDGDGIVDACDLDSDNDGIPDTAEDFDKNGKFQDDDTEGDLVLTPVLGDSVPNYLDLDSDNDGVLDLFESGIPASVISQIDTDRNGIIDSNVAVGKNGIADILETFPDSGILKYAIKNTDGDDKPDFLDLTSNGSDLDLYQIGKGNLDTLGGGFISTIDDKDKDGIQAVVDTDLIKRGAPDSPLSPYTSVLKNSSESARIAGASEVINAANDIKIYPNPVKAGENLTITAGEEGAYTLFSAEGKVIKAGRFTVNTGIDTTSLPAGIYIVNIETKTNVKSYKVIVK, from the coding sequence ATGACCAAAAAATTATTCGAGAAACTGATTGTAATGCTCATGGTAACAGTAATGTCGTCTGTAGCATTTGCACAACAAGGCTATGAACCTATCCGTGGGATGGGAGTAGAAGCAAAACCTGTAAATAACTCAGGAATTTGTTTGGCATGTTACAACGGAAGCATGAACCCGGTAATTGACGCCAATCTGGATAACAGTGTAAATATGGGGAATTTTGCTTCCCTGGTTAGTGGAAATGGTATATCGGTTAAAAATAAGAATACAACATATCCTGCCGGCTATATTACAGGGTTTAATGTGGATCTTGGAACCAGCTTTATCACGATTGATCTGCTAAGCTCAATGAGAATCAGTACATATAAAAATGGGGTTCTCCAGGAGTCAACTTCCAGTAGTACGCTTTTATCAGTGCCGGCATTTGGAGGAAACAAAAACAGGATATTTTTACATTTCAAAACTTCTAAAGAATTTGATGAAGTAAGGCTGTATCAGACAAACGTTCTTTCCGTATTCAGTGCTATGAATGTGTATTATGCATTTGCTTTTGATCCGGCCAGGGTGCCTGTTGATAATAATGGCATCTGTGATGATATTATTGCGGGAAGTGGTGTAGATGGAAATGTATCGGGGAGCAGTACTATTCTGGCTCCGCTTTCATATGTTCAGAATAAGGAAAGGATCGGGGATGGGAATAAGAACTCTTTCGGGACGATAGTTCTTCCAATCGGGTTATTAGGATCTTATTCAGTAGGAGTATTGGATAAAAATCAGGTATATCCTGCAGGGAACAGGGCCGGATTTGTGATTGAGCCTGATGACCAGGGAAAGCTTCTTAGTGCTGAATTTTTGAAAAATATTACAATAGAAACCTATCTGTTCGGACAACTTCAGGATTCAAAACAATTGTCTGACGGGGGAGGTCTTATTAATATTAAAGTTCTTGGATATGGTTCAGGAAAGCAGAAAGTAACCCTTACAACCTCTAAACCATTTAATGAGATTCGCCTGAAGGTGACACAAACCATAGGGTTTAATTTAGGAGCTTTGAAAGTATATTATGCCTTTGAAGAACCGGTATCTTGCGAATGTGATGATAAAATCCAGACCAGTGGCTCTTCGGTGCCCGGAAATCTGGTAACGGGAAGCAGCTGGACATCAGGACCTGGTTTTCTGGGGCTTATTTTAGCAAAAATGACAAATCCGGGCGCTATTGTAGATAACAACCCATCAAATTATGCCACTGCCACTGTGCCGGCAGCCTCTTTGTTTAGTATATTTTCGGCTTATGCGACGGTAAGCAGTAATGCAACCCTGCCGGCTAATACAATGGCCGGATTTACGGTGGAAAAAGCAGGAAACCTTCTTGGGGTAAGTGTTCTTGAGAATATTACGGTGACATTATATAATGGTAATACGCTAACGGATAGCTTCACAAGTTCAGGAAGTCTCATCAGTGGTAATTTCTTTACAACAAATTCAAACAAATTCTATGTCGGGGGTAAGGCGACAAAACCCTTTAACCGTATAAAAATTACGTTTAACAGTGGTACGGCGGTTCGCATTCCTCAAAACTATTATATTTATAATGCCTTCGCAAGCAGGGATGATGATAACGACGCAGTTCCGAATTGCTTTGACCGCTGTCCGGGAGGGGATGACAGTATTGATAATAATGGTAATGGTATCCCGGACTGTGCAGAAGGCTGTAATGCTGTAAATGATAAATCTCCTACACTGGATACAGACGGTGACGGGATTGTGGATGCTTGTGACCTGGATTCTGATAACGATGGTATTCCTGATACTGCTGAAGACTTTGATAAAAATGGTAAATTCCAGGACGATGATACTGAGGGAGACCTGGTATTGACACCTGTATTGGGAGATTCTGTTCCGAATTATCTAGACCTTGACTCTGATAATGACGGGGTGTTAGATTTGTTTGAGTCAGGAATTCCGGCATCGGTGATCAGCCAGATCGACACGGATCGTAACGGAATCATTGATAGTAATGTTGCAGTAGGTAAGAACGGTATTGCCGATATTCTTGAAACTTTTCCAGATTCAGGCATCCTGAAATATGCCATTAAAAATACAGATGGTGATGATAAACCGGACTTCCTGGATCTTACATCCAACGGTTCAGATCTTGATCTGTACCAGATCGGAAAAGGTAACCTGGATACTTTAGGAGGAGGATTCATTTCTACAATTGATGACAAAGATAAAGATGGTATTCAGGCGGTTGTAGATACTGATCTTATTAAGAGAGGAGCACCGGATTCTCCACTTTCTCCATACACTTCAGTATTGAAAAATTCTTCTGAAAGTGCAAGGATTGCCGGTGCATCGGAAGTAATTAATGCAGCCAATGATATTAAAATATATCCTAACCCTGTAAAAGCAGGAGAAAATCTTACCATTACCGCAGGAGAAGAAGGAGCTTATACGCTGTTCTCTGCAGAAGGAAAGGTGATTAAAGCAGGCAGGTTTACCGTAAATACCGGAATTGATACCACTTCATTACCAGCAGGAATTTATATTGTTAATATAGAAACCAAAACCAATGTGAAGTCTTATAAAGTGATTGTAAAATAA
- the rplL gene encoding 50S ribosomal protein L7/L12, which produces MSDLKNLAETLVNLTVKDVNELATILKDEYGIEPAAAAVVVAGGGAGEAAEEKTEFDVILKSAGASKLAIVKLVKDLTGAGLKEAKDIVDGAPAPIKTGVSKDEAEALKKQLEEAGAEVELK; this is translated from the coding sequence ATGTCAGATTTAAAAAATTTAGCTGAAACGCTAGTAAACTTAACAGTAAAAGACGTAAACGAATTAGCTACTATCCTTAAGGATGAGTACGGAATTGAGCCAGCTGCTGCTGCAGTAGTTGTTGCAGGTGGAGGTGCAGGTGAAGCTGCTGAAGAAAAAACTGAATTCGACGTAATCCTTAAGTCTGCAGGTGCTTCTAAATTAGCTATCGTTAAATTGGTAAAAGATTTAACTGGTGCTGGTCTTAAAGAAGCTAAAGATATCGTAGACGGTGCTCCAGCTCCAATCAAGACTGGTGTATCTAAAGACGAAGCTGAAGCTCTTAAGAAGCAATTAGAAGAAGCTGGTGCTGAAGTAGAATTGAAATAA